In Malus sylvestris chromosome 15, drMalSylv7.2, whole genome shotgun sequence, a single genomic region encodes these proteins:
- the LOC126604534 gene encoding CBL-interacting serine/threonine-protein kinase 8-like isoform X2: MVVRKVGKYEVGRTIGEGTFAKVKFAQNTETGESVAMKVLDRTTIIKHKMVDQIKREISIMKLVRHPYVVRLHEVLASRTKIYIILEFITGGELFDKIVHHGRLSEGEARRYFQQLIDGVDYCHSKGVYHRDLKPENLLLDSLGNLKISDFGLSALPKQGVSLLRTTCGTPNYVAPEVLSHKGYDGAVADVWSCGVILYVLLAGYLPFDELDLTTLYSKIEKADFTCPSWFPVGAKSLIHRILETNPEKRIAIEQIRNDEWFQKNYIPARLLEYEDVNLDDVNAVFDEADSEEQRVIEHHGNEDMGPLVLNAFDLIILSQGLNIATMFDRGKDSMKYQTRFVSQKPAKVVLSSMEVVAQSMGFKTHIRNYKMRVEGLSANKTSHFSIILEIFEVAPTYYMVDIQKAAGDASEFLKFYKNFCSNLEDIIWKPPTETSKSRIGKSKSKKR, from the exons ATGGTGGTGAGGAAAGTGGGAAAATATGAGGTTGGGAGGACGATCGGCGAAGGGACCTTCGCCAAGGTGAAGTTTGCCCAGAACACTGAGACGGGTGAGAGTGTCGCCATGAAAGTGCTGGATCGCACTACCATCATTAAGCACAAGATGGTCGACCAG ATCAAGAGGGAAATATCGATAATGAAGCTTGTCAGGCACCCCTACGTTGTTCGTCTGCATGAG GTTCTAGCAAGCCGTACTAAGATTTATATAATCTTGGAGTTCATTACTGGTGGAGAATTGTTTGATAAAATC GTTCATCATGGGCGACTTAGTGAAGGCGAAGCAAGGAGATACTTCCAACAGCTTATTGATGGGGTGGATTATTGCCACAGCAAGGGAGTTTATCATAGAGACTTAAAG CCGGAGAACCTGTTGCTTGATTCTCTAGGAAATTTAAAAATTTCCGATTTTGGTCTTAGTGCTTTGCCCAAACAA GGAGTCAGCCTCCTTCGGACAACCTGTGGCACCCCTAACTATGTAGCACCTGAG GTACTCAGTCACAAGGGTTATGATGGTGCCGTGGCAGATGTTTGGTCCTGCGGGGTTATCCTTTATGTCCTGTTGGCAGGTTATCTTCCGTTTGATGAGCTTGACCTAACCACACTATATAGTAAG ATTGAGAAAGCAGACTTCACATGCCCATCTTGGTTTCCAGTGGGAGCAAAATCCTTGATTCACAGAATTTTAGAGACAAACCCAGAAAAG CGTATTGCAATTGAACAGATAAGAAATGATGAGTGGTTTCAGAAGAATTACATTCCTGCCCGACTACTTGAATATGAAGATGTAAATCTGGATGATGTAAATGCTGTTTTTGACGAAGCCGACTCTGAG GAACAAAGGGTTATCGAGCACCATGGAAATGAAGACATGGGTCCTTTAGTTCTTAATGCATTTGACTTGATAATTCTATCTCAAGGCTTAAACATCGCAACAATGTTTGACCGTGGAAAG GATTCTATGAAATATCAGACACGCTTTGTTTCACAAAAGCCAGCAAAGGTTGTATTATCCAGTATGGAAGTTGTTGCCCAATCAATGGGTTTCAAGACACACATTCGCAACTATAAG atgaGAGTGGAGGGTCTTTCAGCAAATAAAACTTCTCATTTCTCCATTATCCTTGAA ATTTTTGAAGTTGCTCCGACCTATTACATGGTAGACATTCAGAAAGCCGCTGGAGATGCTAGTGAATTCCTCAAG TTCTACAAGAACTTCTGTAGCAATCTTGAGGATATCATCTGGAAACCTCCTACTGAAACTAGCAAATCGAGGATCggcaaaagcaaaagtaaaaagCGCTGA
- the LOC126604534 gene encoding CBL-interacting serine/threonine-protein kinase 8-like isoform X1: MVVRKVGKYEVGRTIGEGTFAKVKFAQNTETGESVAMKVLDRTTIIKHKMVDQIKREISIMKLVRHPYVVRLHEVLASRTKIYIILEFITGGELFDKIVHHGRLSEGEARRYFQQLIDGVDYCHSKGVYHRDLKPENLLLDSLGNLKISDFGLSALPKQGVSLLRTTCGTPNYVAPEVLSHKGYDGAVADVWSCGVILYVLLAGYLPFDELDLTTLYSKIEKADFTCPSWFPVGAKSLIHRILETNPEKRIAIEQIRNDEWFQKNYIPARLLEYEDVNLDDVNAVFDEADSEQEQRVIEHHGNEDMGPLVLNAFDLIILSQGLNIATMFDRGKDSMKYQTRFVSQKPAKVVLSSMEVVAQSMGFKTHIRNYKMRVEGLSANKTSHFSIILEIFEVAPTYYMVDIQKAAGDASEFLKFYKNFCSNLEDIIWKPPTETSKSRIGKSKSKKR; the protein is encoded by the exons ATGGTGGTGAGGAAAGTGGGAAAATATGAGGTTGGGAGGACGATCGGCGAAGGGACCTTCGCCAAGGTGAAGTTTGCCCAGAACACTGAGACGGGTGAGAGTGTCGCCATGAAAGTGCTGGATCGCACTACCATCATTAAGCACAAGATGGTCGACCAG ATCAAGAGGGAAATATCGATAATGAAGCTTGTCAGGCACCCCTACGTTGTTCGTCTGCATGAG GTTCTAGCAAGCCGTACTAAGATTTATATAATCTTGGAGTTCATTACTGGTGGAGAATTGTTTGATAAAATC GTTCATCATGGGCGACTTAGTGAAGGCGAAGCAAGGAGATACTTCCAACAGCTTATTGATGGGGTGGATTATTGCCACAGCAAGGGAGTTTATCATAGAGACTTAAAG CCGGAGAACCTGTTGCTTGATTCTCTAGGAAATTTAAAAATTTCCGATTTTGGTCTTAGTGCTTTGCCCAAACAA GGAGTCAGCCTCCTTCGGACAACCTGTGGCACCCCTAACTATGTAGCACCTGAG GTACTCAGTCACAAGGGTTATGATGGTGCCGTGGCAGATGTTTGGTCCTGCGGGGTTATCCTTTATGTCCTGTTGGCAGGTTATCTTCCGTTTGATGAGCTTGACCTAACCACACTATATAGTAAG ATTGAGAAAGCAGACTTCACATGCCCATCTTGGTTTCCAGTGGGAGCAAAATCCTTGATTCACAGAATTTTAGAGACAAACCCAGAAAAG CGTATTGCAATTGAACAGATAAGAAATGATGAGTGGTTTCAGAAGAATTACATTCCTGCCCGACTACTTGAATATGAAGATGTAAATCTGGATGATGTAAATGCTGTTTTTGACGAAGCCGACTCTGAG CAGGAACAAAGGGTTATCGAGCACCATGGAAATGAAGACATGGGTCCTTTAGTTCTTAATGCATTTGACTTGATAATTCTATCTCAAGGCTTAAACATCGCAACAATGTTTGACCGTGGAAAG GATTCTATGAAATATCAGACACGCTTTGTTTCACAAAAGCCAGCAAAGGTTGTATTATCCAGTATGGAAGTTGTTGCCCAATCAATGGGTTTCAAGACACACATTCGCAACTATAAG atgaGAGTGGAGGGTCTTTCAGCAAATAAAACTTCTCATTTCTCCATTATCCTTGAA ATTTTTGAAGTTGCTCCGACCTATTACATGGTAGACATTCAGAAAGCCGCTGGAGATGCTAGTGAATTCCTCAAG TTCTACAAGAACTTCTGTAGCAATCTTGAGGATATCATCTGGAAACCTCCTACTGAAACTAGCAAATCGAGGATCggcaaaagcaaaagtaaaaagCGCTGA
- the LOC126604178 gene encoding serine hydroxymethyltransferase, mitochondrial-like, translating to MALLRLSSSINKKLPFQPFFNGGTINHMSSLASQAAQDKEKARATWIKQLNEPLEAVDSEIADIIELEKARQWKGLELIPSENFTSLSVMQAVGSVMTNKYSEGYPGARYYGGNEYIDMAESLCQKRALEAFQLDPAKWGVNVQPLSGSPANFQAYTALLKPHERIMALDLPHGGHLSHGYQTDTKKISAVSIFFETMPYRLNESTGYIDYDQMEKSATLFRPKLIVAGASAYARLYDYERIRKVCDKQKAILLADMAHISGLVAADVIPSPFEYADIVTTTTHKSLRGPRGAMIFFRKGVKHINKQGQEVMYDYEDKINQAVFPGLQGGPHNHTIAGLAVALKQVKTPEYKAYQEQVLSNCSKFAESLLEKGYDLVSGGTENHLVLVNLRDKGIDGSRVEKVLESAHIAANKNTVPGDVSAMVPGGIRMGTPALTSRGFLEEDFVKVAEYFDAAVKLALKIKAAAKGTKLKDFVAVLESDGEVQSEITKLRHEVEQYAKQFPTIGFEKETMRYRE from the exons ATGGCGCTTCTCAGGCTCTCGAGCTCCATCAACAAGAAGCTGCCCTTTCAACCTTTCTTCAATGGCGGCACCATAAACCACATG TCCTCTCTGGCCAGCCAGGCTGctcaagacaaagagaaagctCGCGCCACT TGGATTAAGCAGTTGAATGAGCCGCTCGAGGCTGTCGATTCTGAGATTGCCGATATCATCGAGCTCGAAAAAGCTCGGCAATGGAAG GGGCTCGAGCTTATACCATCAGAAAATTTCACGTCACTTTCGGTGATGCAAGCTGTTGGGTCCGTCATGACCAACAAGTACAGTGAAGGGTATCCTGGTGCTAGATACTATGGAGGAAATGA ATACATCGACATGGCTGAGTCCCTGTGTCAAAAACGCGCATTAGAAGCCTTCCAGTTAGATCCTGCAAAATGGGGAG TGAATGTGCAGCCACTATCTGGATCCCCTGCAAACTTCCAAGCTTATACTGCATTGTTGAAACCTCATGAAAGAATCATGGCACTTGATCTACCTCACGGCGGACATCTTTCTCATGGTTATCAG ACTGACACCAAAAAGATATCTGCTGTGTCGATATTTTTTGAGACAATGCCATACAGATTGAATGAGAGCACTGGCTACATTGATTATGATCAG ATGGAGAAAAGTGCCACACTTTTCAGGCCAAAGCTAATAGTTGCTGGTGCAAGTGCTTATGCACGCCTGTACGATTATGAGCGTATCCGCAAG GTCTGTGATAAGCAGAAAGCAATTCTGTTGGCTGATATGGCACACATCAGTGGATTGGTTGCTGCCGATGTTATTCCATCTCCTTTTGAGTATGCAGATATTGTTACAACCACAACTCATAAGTCACTTCGTGGACCTCGTGGGGCTATGATCTTCTTCAGGAAGGGTGTCAAGCATATAAACAAGCAAGGGCAAGAA GTTATGTATGATTATGAAGACAAAATCAATCAGGCTGTCTTTCCTGGACTCCAGGGTGGTCCGCACAACCACACCATAGCAGGGCTAGCAGTTGCACTGAAGCAG GTCAAAACTCCGGAGTACAAAGCTTATCAGGAACAAGTTCTCAGTAATTGCTCAAAATTTGCAGAG AGCTTGCTAGAGAAGGGCTATGATCTTGTTTCCGGTGGAACAGAGAACCATTTAGTGTTGGTGAATTTAAGAGACAAG GGCATTGATGGCTCTAGAGTTGAAAAAGTTTTGGAATCAGCACATATTGCAGCAAATAAAAATACTGTTCCTGGGGACGTGTCTGCCATGGTCCCTGGTGGCATACGCATGG GAACCCCAGCTCTTACGTCTAGGGGGTTTTTGGAGGAGGATTTTGTGAAAGTAGCTGAGTATTTTGATGCAGCTGTAAAGTTGGCCTTGAAGATCAAGGCTGCTGCCAAAG GTACGAAGTTGAAGGATTTCGTGGCAGTTCTGGAATCAGACGGTGAAGTTCAGTCTGAGATTACAAAGCTTCGCCACGAGGTTGAGCAGTACGCTAAACAGTTTCCAACCATTGGATTCGAGAAAGAAACAATGAGATACAGAGAATAA
- the LOC126602217 gene encoding protein ANTAGONIST OF LIKE HETEROCHROMATIN PROTEIN 1-like, whose protein sequence is MDRRKLLLILLLEMSHLETICICTILVVMMLRAKQRHVERPTLTNRSLVRREISLCYLNGIIGNTDIECVNELRMDRMTFAILCDLLRQDGMVKTDGLVSVEEQVCMTLQILAHHTKNRSIGGRFYRSGETISRYFNSVLQGILRLQGILLKVPQPVPIDSTDPRWRCFKNCLGALDGTHIDVHVPEIDKPRYRTRKGRVATNVLGVCSGDMQFIYVFPGWEGSASDSRVPHDAITRPNGFKVPASYYYLVDGGYTNGEGFLAPYRGIPYHLSEWEGRTPSNKEEYFNMKHSKARNVIERCFGLLKGKWSILRSPSFYPIRTQGRIITACCLLHNLIRQEMSVDPMENLPIIEDGQNTEEGEYVGSVQTSDQWTAKRNDMAQEMYNEWRAIRNQQPN, encoded by the exons atggatcgaaggaagcttttattgatcttattgttagagatgtctCATTTAGAGACAATTTGCATTTGTACGATTCTTGTGGTGATGATGCTAAGGGCCAaacagagacatgttgaacgaccCACTTTAACTAATCGTTCACTTGTTAGACGagagattagtttgtgttatctgaatggtataatagggaatactgatattgaatgtgtcaacgaattgagaatggatagaaTGACTTTTGCCATATTATGTGACTTACTTCGTCAAGATGGGATGGTAAAAACTGATGGTTTGGTGTCTGTAGAGGAGCAggtgtgtatgactttacaaatactagcacatcatactaagaatcgtagtattggcggtagattttataggtcgggagagactataagtaggtatttcaatagcgtattgcaaggaattttgcgattacaaggtatcctactaaaagtccctcagcctgtgcctattgattctacagatcctaggtggcgatgttttaag aattgcttgggagcattggatggaacacacattgatgtgcatgtacctgaaattgacaaaccaagataccgaacaagaaagggtcgagtcgcaactaatgtgttaggtgtgtgttcaggagatatgcagttcatatatgtgtttccggggtgggagggttccgcatcagactctagagtgccacatgatgcaattactaggcctaatggttttaaggtaccaGCAA gttattattaccttgtagatggtggttatacaaatggtgaaggattccttgcaccgtatagaggaataccttatcatttatctgaatgggagggacgaacaccttctaataaggaagaatattttaacatgaagcattctaaggcaaggaatgtaattgaacgctgttttggcttgctaaaaggaaagtggtcgatactaaggagtccatctttctatccgataaggacacaaggtcgaataattaccgcttgttgcctactacacaatcttattaggcaagagatgtctgtagatccaatggagaatttgccaataatagaagatggacaaaatacagaagaaggtgaatatgttggtagtgTTCAAACATCTGACCAGTGGACTGCAAAGAGGAATGACATGGCTCAGGAAATGTATAAcgagtggagagcaattaggaaccagcaaccgaactag
- the LOC126604177 gene encoding oligopeptide transporter 2-like: MGTQATTLEVEAAAKTKLEESENDDDVSSVEQVRLTVSNEDDSSLPVWTFRMWTIGMLSCILLSFLNTFFSYRTEPLVISMISVQVASLPIGRFMARTLPRRKVWIRGKSYSLNPGEFNVKEHVLISIFANAGAGFGSGPAYAVNIVTIIKAFYGRKISLFASWALVITTQVLGYGWAGIIRKYVVDPGAMWWPSSLVQVSLFRALHEKDNNRMSRGKFFLIALVCSFSWYLVPGYLFTTLSIISWICWIYPKSIRAQQIGSGFRGLGVGAFTLDWSVISSYLGSPLISPFFAIVNITVGYIIIMYVIIPISYWKLNLYNARNFAIFSSHLFDSDGQIYNVKGIVNDRFQIDMPAYEKQGFINLSVFFALTYGLGFAAVVSTLTHVALFNGRDIYERYQSSYSGKIDIHTKLMRKYRDIPSWWFHILLVVSLVLSLALCIFMKDEVQMPWWGLIFAAGIALIFTLPISIITATTNVTPGLNIITEYVMGLILPGYPIANVCFKTYGYISMAQAISFLSDFKLGHYMKIPPISMFLVQCVGTVVAGTVNIGTAWWLLTTVKNICNTELLPDTSPWTCPGDSVFFNASVIWGLVGPKRIFGSRGLYGGLNWFFLVGALGPVIVWLFHRAFPRQKWIAYINLPVLFGSTAVMPPATTVNFNSWIVVGIVFNYFVFRYRKKWWQRYNYVLSAALDAGVAFMGVLIYICLTINEVSISWWGTQDYDHCKLSTCPTSKSIELGHACVFP, from the exons ATGGGCACCCAGGCCACCACCCTAGAAGTGGAGGCCGCTGCTAAAACTAAGCTCGAAGAGAGTGAGAACGACGATGACGTGTCATCAGTTGAGCAGGTCCGACTGACGGTCTCCAACGAGGACGACAGTTCCCTCCCCGTATGGACGTTCCGGATGTGGACTATAGGCATGCTCTCGTGCATTCTACTCTCATTCCTCAACACCTTCTTCTCTTACCGCACGGAGCCGCTTGTGATATCGATGATCTCCGTGCAGGTGGCGAGTCTGCCGATCGGACGGTTCATGGCTAGGACGCTGCCGAGGAGAAAGGTTTGGATTCGTGGGAAGTCATACTCGTTGAACCCGGGGGAATTTAACGTAAAAGAGCACGTGCTGATTTCAATATTTGCAAACGCCGGAGCCGGGTTTGGTAGCGGACCGGCGTATGCGGTTAATATTGTGACTATAATCAAAGCGTTTTACGGTAGGAAGATATCCTTATTTGCAAGTTGGGCACTTGTGATTACCACACAG GTATTGGGGTATGGGTGGGCTGGTATTATCAGAAAGTACGTGGTTGATCCGGGGGCGATGTGGTGGCCTAGCAGTCTCGTTCAGGTTTCTTTGTTCAG GGCTCTGCATGAGAAAGACAACAATCGAATGTCGAGAGGGAAATTCTTTTTGATAGCACTGGTGTGCAGCTTCTCTTGGTACCTAGTGCCGGGCTACCTCTTCACAACTCTCTCAATAATTTCATGGATCTGTTGGATTTACCCCAAGTCCATAAGAGCTCAGCAAATTGGCTCAGGCTTCCGTGGACTTGGCGTTGGGGCATTTACCCTAGATTGGTCGGTCATATCCTCTTACTTGGGGAGCCCTTTGATCAGCCCCTTCTTTGCCATTGTCAATATCACCGTCGGATACATCATCATCATGTACGTCATCATTCCAATTTCATACTGGAAACTCAACTTGTACAATGCAAGGAATTTTGCAATCTTCTCTTCGCACTTGTTTGATTCCGACGGCCAAATATATAATGTCAAAGGCATTGTGAATGACCGGTTTCAGATTGACATGCCTGCCTATGAAAAACAAGGATTCATAAACTTGAGTGTATTTTTTGCCCTAACATATGGCCTTGGTTTTGCTGCTGTTGTATCGACCCTCACTCATGTGGCTCTCTTCAATGGAAG GGACATATATGAACGATACCAATCGTCATATAGTGGAAAGATAGATATACACACCAAATTAATGAGGAAATACAGGGACATACCCAGCTGGTGGTTTCATATTTTGCTTGTGGTGTCGTTGGTACTTTCTCTAGCATTGTGCATTTTCATGAAAGATGAGGTGCAAATGCCATGGTGGGGACTCATTTTTGCTGCAGGAATTGCATTGATTTTCACCCTTCCAATCAGCATAATAACTGCCACAACAAATGTG aCACCGGGACTAAACATCATCACGGAGTACGTCATGGGTTTGATATTGCCTGGCTATCCTATAGCCAATGTATGCTTCAAAACATATGGATACATAAGTATGGCACAGGCAATTTCATTTTTGAGTGATTTTAAGTTAGGCCATTACATGAAGATTCCGCCCATATCCATGTTCTTAGTTCag TGCGTAGGAACTGTAGTAGCCGGAACCGTCAATATTGGGACAGCATGGTGGCTTCTAACTACAGTGAAAAATATTTGCAATACTGAATTACTCCCTGACACTAGTCCTTGGACTTGTCCTGGTGATAGTGTCTTCTTCAATGCATCTGTGATTTGGGGTCTGGTTGGACCGAAACGAATCTTCGGTTCCCGCGGACTCTACGGAGGACTCAACTGGTTCTTTCTGGTAGGTGCACTCGGACCTGTCATAGTATGGTTGTTTCACAGAGCTTTCCCCAGACAGAAATGGATCGCCTACATCAACCTTCCAGTGCTTTTCGGATCAACCGCGGTGATGCCACCAGCTACAACTGTGAACTTTAACAGCTGGATTGTGGTCGGAATCGTTTTCAATTACTTTGTTTTCAGATACAGAAAGAAGTGGTGGCAGAGGTACAATTATGTTCTTTCTGCTGCCCTAGATGCTGGAGTGGCTTTTATGGGGGTGCTTATATACATATGTTTAACCATAAACGAGGTAAGCATTTCTTGGTGGGGTACACAAGACTATGACCACTGTAAATTGTCTACTTGTCCAACATCTAAGAGCATAGAACTTGGTCATGCTTGTGTATTCCCTTAA
- the LOC126604533 gene encoding pentatricopeptide repeat-containing protein At3g24000, mitochondrial-like, with product MASLPSVALSGTLKLDQEFRKHPTNFLPSEKRANVSYPKSQTITNSDRSSELPKSLDFREALLMIREGDKVESSHYVPVLQECIHRNTASEAEVVHAHIIKTGTHQDLFVTTFLVNVYAKCRIMESARKVFDNLPGRNVVSWTSLITGYVHNSQPEVAIRVFKEMLEAGAYPTSYTLGIVLNACSSLQSLKLGKQLHGYIIKYQIDFDTSIGNCLCSLYSKCGSLESGIKAFKKIEEKNVISWTATISACSDNGEAARGLRFFAEMLSEGVGPNEYTLTNVLSLCCLMLSLGVGQQVHSLSIKLGYESNLPIKNSIMYLYLKCGQINEARKLFNGMEAISLVTWNAMIAGHAQIMDLAQDDVSAYQSGTEALNIFLKLNRSGLQPDLFTFSSILAICSGLVALEQGEQIHAQTIKTGFLEDMVVGTALVNMYNKCGSIEKASKAFVEMSTRTLISWTTMIAGFAQHGRTQQALQLFEDMRIAGVRPNQITFVSVLSACSHAGMVNEALGYFEMMKKDYKIKPVLDHFACLIDMYVRKGRLEEAIDLAKKMDPQANEFIWSILVAGCRRHGNLELGFYAAERLLKLKPKDTETYTLLLNLYHSAGRLKDVAKVRKKMKEEKLEKLRDWSWISIRDKIYSFQQNDNLHPYSADTQKFVQSLIDRVKSLGYQSIEILEVTDEEDEEQTSIPTAYHSEKLAIAFGLLNMPNAAPIRVIKSIVMCRDCHSFVKFVSLLTGREMIIRDSKRLHRFVNGTCSCGDFGGAI from the exons ATGGCTTCTTTGCCCTCAGTTGCTCTCAGTGGCACTCTCAAACTAGACCAAGAATTCCGAAAACACCCCACAAATTTTCTTCCTTCCGAAAAG AGAGCAAATGTTTCGTATCCGAAAAGTCAGACAATCACCAATTCAGATCGAAGTTCAGAACTCCCCAAGTCTCTAGACTTTCGAGAAGCGCTTTTGATGATTAGAGAGGGGGATAAGGTTGAGTCATCTCACTATGTCCCTGTCTTGCAAGAATGTATACACAGGAATACGGCTTCAGAAGCGGAAGTTGTGCATGCCCACATCATAAAGACCGGAACCCACCAAGATTTGTTTGTCACAACATTCCTTGTCAATGTTTATGCAAAATGTAGAATCATGGAAAGTGCACGTAAAGTTTTTGACAATCTGCCTGGGAGGAACGTTGTTTCGTGGACAAGTTTGATAACGGGCTATGTTCACAATTCGCAGCCAGAAGTTGCCATTCGGGTTTTCAAAGAAATGCTGGAAGCCGGGGCTTATCCTACGAGTTACACTCTAGGAATTGTTTTGAACGCTTGTTCTTCTTTGCAGTCCTTAAAATTAGGGAAGCAGTTGCATGGCTATATAATCAAATACCAGATCGATTTTGATACTAGTATCGGCAACTGTCTCTGCAGTTTATACTCGAAATGTGGAAGCTTGGAGTCCGGTATTAAAGCGTTCAAGAAAATCGAGGAAAAAAATGTTATCTCGTGGACTGCAACCATATCTGCTTGTAGTGATAACGGTGAAGCTGCAAGGGGTTTGAGATTTTTCGCTGAGATGCTTTCCGAGGGCGTTGGACCTAATGAGTATACCCTAACCAATGTCTTGAGCTTGTGTTGTTTAATGCTGTCTTTGGGTGTGGGGCAACAGGTTCATTCGTTAAGCATAAAACTTGGCTACGAATCGAACCTACCAATAAAAAACTCTATCATGTATTTATACCTCAAATGTGGACAGATTAATGAGGCTCGAAAGTTGTTTAATGGGATGGAAGCTATCAGCTTGGTTACATGGAATGCAATGATTGCAGGCCATGCACAAATTATGGATCTTGCACAGGATGATGTTTCAGCGTACCAAAGCGGAACTGAAGCACTCAACATTTTCTTGAAACTGAACCGTTCAGGCTTGCAACCGGATTTGTTCACCTTCTCGAGTATCTTAGCTATATGTAGTGGTTTAGTGGCCTTAGAACAGGGAGAACAGATTCATGCTCAGACCATTAAGACGGGGTTTCTCGAAGATATGGTAGTAGGCACTGCCCTAGTCAATATGTACAACAAATGTGGAAGTATTGAGAAAGCAAGTAAAGCTTTTGTGGAGATGTCTACGAGAACTTTGATATCGTGGACAACTATGATTGCAGGTTTCGCGCAGCATGGCCGGACTCAGCAAGCACTGCAGCTCTTCGAGGATATGAGAATTGCAGGAGTAAGGCCGAATCAGATTACTTTCGTGAGTGTTCTCTCGGCTTGTAGCCATGCTGGGATGGTCAACGAAGCTCTCGGTTACTTTGAGATGATGAAAAAAGACTATAAGATTAAGCCTGTGCTGGATCATTTTGCCTGCTTGATTGATATGTACGTGAGGAAGGGTCGGTTAGAGGAAGCGATTGATCTGGCAAAGAAAATGGATCCTCAAGCGAACGAGTTTATATGGTCGATCTTGGTTGCAGGGTGTAGAAGACATGGGAATTTAGAATTGGGATTTTATGCTGCTGAAAGGTTGCTCAAGCTAAAACCAAAAGATACCGAGACTTACACATTGTTGTTGAATTTGTACCACTCTGCAGGAAGATTGAAGGACGTTGCTAAGGTGAGAAAGAAGATGAAAGAGGAGAAGCTTGAAAAATTAAGGGACTGGAGCTGGATTAGCATTAGAGACAAGATCTATTCGTTTCAACAGAACGATAATTTACATCCTTACAGCGCAGATACACAAAAATTTGTACAAAGTTTGATTGATCGAGTCAAGAGTCTTGGATATCAGTCAATAGAAATTTTGGAAGTAACCGATGAGGAGGATGAAGAGCAGACTTCGATTCCAACCGCTTATCATAGCGAAAAGTTAGCGATTGCTTTTGGATTGTTGAACATGCCAAATGCTGCACCAATTCGGGTCATCAAGAGCATCGTTATGTGCAGAGATTGCCATAGTTTTGTTAAGTTTGTGTCATTACTGACTGGTAGGGAGATGATCATTCGAGACAGCAAGCGCCTCCACAGATTTGTGAACGGAACATGTTCATGTGGGGACTTCGGAGGTGCTATTTGA